In the genome of Massilia sp. UMI-21, the window CAGTGCTGCGGCGGCGTGGCCTGGCTGGCGTTTGAATTTGCCGATGCAGGGCAGCTTGCGTTGCTCGACCGGCGCCGCAACGAAGATACATGGCGCGTGGTTTTCGTAGGGTGGGCGGCTTCGCCGCCCGCGCGTTCAACGAAAGATGATGACTCGGCTGAGCTTGAGCTGGCTGAACGCGCGGGCGGGAGACCCGCCCACCCTACAACGACGATCGTCGACCGCAGCGGGCAAGTACTGGCCGGCGCAGCTGTTCCCGCATTCGAGCGCAGCCCGGGCACCCACCTGTTCCAGGACGAGCTCGGCCGCCAGTGGCTGCTTGACGCCGTCCTCGCCCCGCGCGCCCACCTGCTGCTGTTCGGCGCCGGCCATGTCGGCGCGGCCATCGTCCGGGCGCTGGGCGAGTTGCCCTGCCGCATCACCTGGGTCGACGAGCGCGACGACCTGTTCCCGCCCGCGCTGCCGCCCAACGTGACGGTGGAAGCGACCGACACGCCCGAGGCCCTTGTTGAAAAGGCGCCACAGGGAAGCACTTTTCTCGTCATGACACACAGCCATGCACTTGACCTGCGGCTGTCGCACGCGATACTGTCCCGCCCCGGCGCCCAGGATTGGTTCGGCCTGATCGGCTCCGATACCAAGCGCCGCCAGTTCGAGCACCGCCTGCGCGAACGCGGCGTCGACGATGCGCGCCTGGCCGCCATGGTCTGCCCGGTCGGCATCCCCGGCATCGAGGGCAAGGCCCCGGCCGTGATCGCGGCCTCTGTGGCGGCCCAGCTGCTCACCGTCTGGGAAGCAGCAGCCCGCCAACCCGAAGTTTCACCGGAATTGAACTAATGTCCAGCGCACCGCAAAACGTGCAAGCCTACCGTGCGAGCTTGCTGCATTTTCACGCCGACCCGGCTTTCCACGACCACGCCCACGCCTGGCACGAGGACGGCCTGCTGGTCGTCGAAGACGGCCGCATCAAGGCCGCGGGCGACCATGCCGCCCTGGTCGATACGCTGCCCCCGGGGGTGACGCCGCACGACTACCACGGCCAGATCATCACGCCGGGCTTCATCGACACCCACCTGCATTACCCGCAGACCGACATGATCGCCTCGCCCAGCCCCGGCCTGCTGCCCTGGCTGGAGACCTACACCTTCCCGACCGAGCGCCGCTTCGCCGACCCGGCGCACGCGCGCGCCACCGCCGAGTTCTTCCTCGACGAACTGCTGCGCTGCGGCACCACCACCGCCGTGGTGTACTGCACCGTCCATCCGCAGTCGGTCGACGCCTTCTTCGAGGCCAGCGAAGCACGCAATCTGCGCATGGTGGCGGGCAAGGTGCTGATGGACCGCCACTGTCCGGACTTCCTGCGCGACCTGGAGGGCGGTGTCGGCGCCAGTGCCGACCTGATCGAGAAGTGGCACAAGCGCGGCCGCCAGCTGTATGCGATCACCCCGCGCTTCGCCCCGACCTCGACCGACGCGCAACTGCGCGCCACCGGCGAACTGGCCAAGGCTTACCCGGACACCTTCATCCAGACCCACGTCTCGGAAAACAAGGACGAATGCGCCTGGGTGGGCGAACTGCATCCGCAGGCGCGCAGCTACCTGGACGTGTACGAGCGCTTCGGCCTGATGCGCCCGCGCGCCCTGTTCGGCCACTGCATCTGGCTCGACGACGAGGACTTCGCGCGCATGGCGGCCACCGGCTCGGCGGCGGCAATCTGCCCGACCTCCAACCTGTTCCTGGGCAGCGGCCTGTTCGACTTCGAGAAGGCGGACGGCGCGCGGACCTTGCTCTCGCTCGGCACCGACGTCGGCGCCGGCACCTCGTTCTCGATGCTGCAGACCATGAACGAAGCCTACAAGGTGGCGCGCCTGAAGGGCAGCTACCTGCCGGCCGTGCGCATGTTCTACCTGGCGACCCTGGGCGCGGCGCGCGCCATGGGGCTGGAAGGCACGATCGGCAGCTTCACGCCCGGCGCGGAAGCGGACTTCATCGTGCTCGACCCGGCCGCCACGCCGCTGCTGGCGCGCAGGACCAGGCAGCTGGAGTCGCTGGAAGAGCTGCTGTTCGCGCTGGCGCTGCTGGGCGACGACCGCGCCGTCAAGGCGACATATTCTGCCGGCAAGCAGGTACACGTCCGCGCGTAGGGCGGGCCGACCACGAAGGGCGGCTTGGCCGTCCGCGCGTTCACATCACGGCGATGCTGACTGCGCGGCTATGCGTGAGCTGCCTGAACGCGCGGGCGGGAGACCCGCCCACCCTACGAAAACCGATCCTCGCCCGGATGGCCATATTGCAAACGCCAACCCAAGCAGTTAGAGTTGCGCGGTCCAAGCCGGCGTATTCCGGCGATCAACCGCACCAGAAAGTCCGATCCATGACCAAGAAACTGACCGGCGGCGTCCTGCTCGCCGTCGCCCTCGCTGTCGCCGCCGCCCCGCAGGCCATGGCCAAGCGGCCCGCCGCAGCGACCAGGACCAGCGTCAACGAAGCCGCCACCGCCCGCCATTACGCCAGCCTGGTCGCCGGCGAGCCGAAGCTGTCCGAACTGACCCTGTTCTTCACCCAGATGCCGAAGGGCGGCGACCTGCACCACCATTATTCGGGTTCGGTCTACGCCGAGACCTACGTCGACTTCCTCGACAAGCAGGGCTACTGCGTCGACAAGCAGACCTACCGGATCGAGACCAGGAAAGAGCTCGTCGAGGCCGAGCGCGCCAAGCCGCGTGAACAACGCAACTGCCTCTCCACCGCCGAAGTCTATGCCGACGACCATACCTACCGCGAACTGCTGCAGCGCTGGTCGACCAAGGACTTCGCCAACCACGGCGCGATGCAGCCGCCGCCCGACCGCAGCTTCTTCCAGACCTTCGGTTTCTTCGGGCCGGTGTCGAACGCGAACTTCCGCGAAGGCCTGCAGGAGCTGAAACAGCGCGCGATCCTGGAAAACGTCGGCTACATCGAGACCATGTTCAAGATGTCGCCCTTCGTCGTGAACCAGGACTTCGACACGCAGGCGTGGCGCAACGCCAGGGACGACAAGGCCTTCGACGCCCAGATGGGCGCCTGGCTGGCGGTGCTGGAACAGGATGCGGGCTTCCGGAAATCGGTGGAGGACTTCGTCAACCGCATCCATGAAGCGGCCGAAGGCATCGACGACGAGCGCTTCACCATGCGCTACCAGACCTATGTGCTGCGCCTGCTGAACCCGTCGCAGGTGTTCTCCTCGATGGTGTCGGGCTTCAAGGCCGCGGCCATGAGCGACAAGATCGTGGGCGTCAATATCGTCGGCCAGGAAAGCACCATGGTCTCGATGCGCGACTACGCGCTGCACATGAAGATGTTCCGCTTCCTGAAGTCGCGCTATCCGGAAGTGAAGGTGGCGATGCACGCCGGCGAGCTGGCCCTGGGCGATGTGCCGCCGGAAGGCCTGAAGTTCCATATCGACCAGGCCCTGGTGGTGGCCGGCGCCGACCGCATCGGCCATGGCATCGACCTGGCGCACGAAACCAATGCGCAGGCCATCATGGCCAAGATGCGCAAGGACGACATTCCGGTCGAGGTCAATCTCACCTCGAACGCCTTCATCAGCGGCATCGAGGGTGCGAACCACCCGGTCACCCTGTACCGGCAATATGGCGTGCCTTACGTGATCTCGACCGACGATGCCGGCGTGACCCGCCATACGCTGTCGAACGAGTATGTGCTGTTCGCCAGCCGCTACAAGCCGAAGTATGCCGAGCTGAAACGGACCTCGTACAACAGCATCCGCTACGCCTTCCTGCCGGTAGCGGAAAAACAACGTCTGACCCGTCAGCTGGACCAGCGCTTCGCCATTTTCGAGGCAAAGATGGCCGATCTGGCCAAGAAACAGGTAGCGTCGAAATAAGGCGGCGGCAGGGCGCTCCCCAGGTCGTGGTGGAGCGCCTTGCAGTTACTGGCAGGCGGTAACTTCTTGATTCAGCATTAGCAATCATTCATCTTTTGTGGCCTTCCCGCTACAAAAAAACCTCTTCCCTCGACGGTTTGGCGAAATTCTTACTAAAAAAATTTCGCCCAGGAATGCCGCCTTTATAATCCCGCCTTGTAAATTTGCTGGGATTTCCCTCGGTCTGTAGCGTATTCACAACGCGTTGACGCGCATTTATACGACAAACGTATGAATAGCGAAGCCAAAACGAATTTGCCGGTTTATTAACGCTCATGCATATTGACGTTTGATTTCCATAAAGCATTCGTCGTTTTAGGGCTCGGCGCCGCGTCATGTCGTTGAAATACTTGCACGCTACACTTGCCGCCGCTAGCCGGCAGGCCCGCCGGCGCACCATGCAGCAAACCAGAATTGCAGTACTTGTAAGAGAGGGCAACCGTCGGCTGCCCGTTATAACTATTAGTTCATTTTGGGGTTATCAATGATCACTCAACAACAGATCCGGCTCACGAAACTGGCGCTGGCTTTGTCGGTTGCGTTGGCTGCCACGCCGGCCTTCGCACAGAACACCACCTCGGCCATCGGTGGCCGTATCTCGGCCGCCGACGGCAAGCCCGCAGTCGGCGCCCAGGTGCAGATTGTTCACGCCGAGTCCGGTTCTGTCAGTAATGTCACGACCGACGCGGAAGGCCGTTATGTTGCGCGCGGCCTGCGTGTAGGCGGTCCTTACACGATCATCATCACCAAGGATGGCGTCACCGAGCGCCGCGAGAACGTGTTCGTCGAGCTGGCCGAAACCGCCGCGATCGACGCGACCCTGGGCCAGGCCATGCAGACCGTGACCGTGACCGGTTCGGCAGCCCGCTCGGAAATCTTCTCGAACCAGTCGATGGGCGCCGTCACCAGCATCTCGCGCGCCGACCTGGAAACCCAGGCATCGATCAACCGCAACCTGCAGGACTTCGCCCGTCTCGATCCGCGCGTGTCGCAGACCGACAAGGACCGCGGCGAGATGTCGGTGGCCGGCCAGAACTCGCGCTACAACTCGATGACCATCGACGGCGTGGCCGTGAACGACACCTTCGGCCTGGAAGCCAACGGCAGCCCGACCGCCCGCCAGCCGATCTCGATGGAAGCGATCGCTTCGGTGCAGGTGAACGTCGCCAACTACGACGTGACCCAGCGCGGCTACACCGGCGCCAACGTCAACGCCGTCACCAAGTCGGGTACCAACGTGTACCACGGCGGCGCCTACTACGTGACCCGCGACGACCGCCTGGTCGGCAAGCGCTTCAACCAGACCACCGAAGAATACTTCGACGCGCCGGAATTCAAGGACAACACCAAGGGCCTGTGGGTCAGCGGCCCGCTGGTCAAGGACAAGCTGTTCTTCTTCGCCCTGGCCGAAAACTACGAGAGCAGCCGTAACGGTCCGGAATTCGGCGCTATCGGCACCGGCACCGGCACCACCATCGGCATCAGCCCGAACCAGATCAGCCGCATCCAGGAAATCGCCCAGTCGCGCTACGGCTTCGACATCGGCAGCACCGAAGTGCCGGCCGGTACCAAGATGAAGTCGGAAGAGCGCATGCTCAAGCTCGACTGGAACATCAGCGACGACCACCGCGCCAACCTGCGCTACTCGAAGACCTCGCAGAATGAGCCGATCTTCCCCGGCTTCTCGAACAGCGGCGTGTCGCTGAGCTCGTACTTCTACAACCAGGACAAGAGCATCGAAACCCTGGTCGGCCAGGTGTTCTCGGACTGGACCGAGAACCTCTCGACCGAATTCAAGATCTCGCAGCGCGACTATGACTCGCAGCCGATCACCGCGTCGAAGCTGCCGACCATGTCGTTCCAGTTCAGCGGCCCGCTGCCGTCGGACGCGCCGGCAGGCACCCGCACCGGCAACCGCTTCCTGAACACCGGTACCGAGAACAGCCGCCACAACAACGTGCTGGGCACCAAGACCCTGGACATCTACGCAGGCGCGAACTACCTGTGGGGCGACCATGAGTTCAAGGTCGGCGCCGACTACACCTCGAACGAGGTGTACAACGCCTTCCTGCAGAACGTGTTCGGCAACTACACCTTCGCATGCGATAACAACTTCAGCTACACCTTCGGTTCGATCAACTGCGCCACCGCCAGCGCGGCCCAGATCGACGCCGCGATCTACGAGAACTTCTCGCGCGGCCGCCCGACCTCGTACACCGTGCAACTGCCGGTGGCCGGCGGTTCGCTGAACAATGCGATCGCCCAGTTCACCATGAAGAACACCGGCGTGTTCCTGCAGGATAACTGGACCGTCAACAAGAACCTGACCGTCAGCGCCGGCGTGCGCGTCGACGTGACCGGCGTCGACCGCAGCCCGCTGCGCAACGCCGCCGTCGCCCAGGCCGCCATCGGGGGCAATGCCGCCACCTTCGCCCGCCAGACCGGCGGCTTCGGTGTCGACAACACCCAGACCTTCGACGGCAACAAGCTGTGGCAGCCGCGCCTCGGCTTCAATTACAAGATCGACGCGGCACGTCCGACCCAGTTGCGCGGCGGCGTTGGCCTGTTCCAGGGCGCGGCGGCGACCGTGTGGATGTCGAACCCGTTCTCGAACCCGGGCGTGGCTACCCGCACCATCACCTGCTCGGGCTCGGGCGCGAACCGCTGCCCGTCGACCGACGGCCTGTTCACGCCTGACGTGAATGCACAGAAGACCGTGACCGGTTCGACCCCGTCGGCCAACGTCGACGTCCTGTCGCCGGACCTGCGTCAGCCGTCGATCTGGAAGGCCAACCTGGCATTCGAGCATGAGCTGCCGGTCGGCGGCCTGGTGTTCGGCGCCGAGCTGCTGGCGACCCAGAACAAGGATGCGATCTACTACCAGAACCTGAACCTGGGCGCGCCGACCCGCATCGGCAAGGACGGCCGCGAGCTTTACTACAACGCCAACGGCCTGTCGGCGAACTGCTACACCTTCACCAACAACTCGGCGGGTACCGCGACCGGCTGCCAGAACACCACCCGCGCGCTGTCGAACCTCAGCTATGGCAACGTGCTGCTGGCCAAGGGCACCGACAAGGGCGATGCCCAAGTCCTTACCTTCTCGCTGACGAGCCCGACCCGCAAGGGCTTCGGCTGGTCGGTGGCCTACTCGCACTCGAACGCGTCGGAAGTTTCGCCGCTGACCTCGTCGACCTCAAACTCGAACTGGTCGGGCCGCTCGGTCTTCAACCCGAACGAGGAAGTCGCCTCCAACTCCTCGTACCTAGTGAAAGAGCGTATCAATGCCCGCCTGTCGTGGGAGAAGCGCTTCTTCGGCAACTACCGCACCCGCCTCGGCGTCTTCTATGAAGGCCGCGAAGGCAAGCCGTACAGCTGGACCATCAACAACGACCTGAACGGCGACGGCCTGGCCGGCAACGACCTGATGTACATCCCCTCGGCCGAGGGTTCGGGTGAAGTGGTGTTCTTTGGCGACACCGCGACCAACAAGAGCAACGAGGCGCGCTTCTGGGCTGTGGTCAATGCCAACGAAGTCCTGCGCAATGCCAAGGGTGGCGTGGTTGGTCGCAACACAGCCTTCTCGCCGTGGACCAACAGCTTCGACGTGAAGATCACCCAGGAACTGCCGGGCTTCTTCGGCAAGCACAAGGCCAGCTTCGCCCTCGATATCCTCAACTTCGGTAACCTGCTGAACAAGAAGTGGGGCCGTATCGAGGAAGTCGGTTTCCAGTCGGCCGGTGGCCAGGCACGCAGCTTCGTCGACTACGTCGGCCTGGATGCGCAGGGCCGCTACGTCTACGGCGTGCGTAACAACGTGGAAGACCTGAACGTCCGCCAGAACAAGGGCGAGTCGCAGTGGGCCATCCAGGCAACCTTCAAGTACGAGTTCTAATCCGCTCGCTTGATGGCATCCCTGTGATGTAAGAACGGCCGGTGGCGACACCGGCCGTTTTTCATTGGGTGAAGGCCGCCGTTTTTTGCGCCGTTTTTTGCGTCGGTTCCGGCGCTGTAAGGATGGCCGCCGACCCTGACCCCATGTGATAATGCGGAGGGCCTTGCCGGCCGTCCTTCCTTGATCGAGAACATTCCATGACCGTTTCCCTGCGTGCCCCGGCACGACTTTCCTGCGTCGCGCTGGCCGTCGCCATGTCACTTGGCCTGGCCGGCTGCGCCAGCACGGCCGGCCGCGCGCCGGTGGCCATCAACATCGTCGCCATGAACGACTTCCACGGCAACCTGGAGCCGAGCCGCTTCGCGCCGACCAATCCGGACGGCAGCAAGGCGCCGGCGATCCGCGCCGGCGGCGCCGAGGCCGTGGCCGCCGCGCTGCAGGCCTGGCGCAAGGAAGACAAGGACCTGCTGTTCGTCTCGAGCGGCGACCTGGTCGGGGCCAGCCCGGCGATGTCCTCGCTGTGGGCCGACGAGCCGACCATCGAGGCCATGAACATGCTCGACCTGCGCGTGAGCGCGGTCGGCAACCACGAATTCGACGCTGGCCGCAAGGAACTGCTGCGCCAGCAGCACGGCGGCTGCGATTCGCCGCGTCCGAACAAGGCCTGCCAGATGGCCAGGGACTACGGCGGCGCGAAGTTCACCTACCTGGCCGCCAATGTGGTCGACAGCGCCACCGGCAAGCCCTTCATTCCGGGCTACCGCATCGAGGAGACCAAGGGCATCAAGGTCGGCCTGGTCGGCGTGGTGCTGCAGGACACCCGTTCGGTGGTGATGGCCTCGGGGATCGCCGGCCTGACGTTCGGCGACGAGGCCGAGGCGATCAACCGCGCGCTTCCCGAGATGCGCCGCCAGGGCGCGGACGTGATCGTGGCGCTGGTGCACGAAGGCGGCACCACGGTCGATCATCCGACCCGTCCCGGCTGCACCAACCTGAAAGGCCCGGTCGTCGACATCGTCAGGAAGCTCGACCCGAGCATCCGCCTGGTGATCACCGGCCACACCCACCAGAGCTACCTGTGCAAGGTGGACGGCCGTACCGTGACCCAGGCCTCGTCCTACGGCCACATGCTGACCCGCATCGGCATGCAGGTGGAGAAGGGCGCCGGCGCCGTCGGCGAGATCCGCGTCGAGAACGTGTTGATGAAGGCGGGCGCCTACCCGGCCGACCAGAAGATGGCCGCCTTCATCGCCAAGGTCAAGGACAGCAGCCGCGCCGCGCTGGGCCGCCCGGTGGCGCGCCTGGCCTCGGCGCCGGTGCTGCGCAAGCAGAACGAGGCCGGCGAAGCGCCGCTCGGCAACCTGATCGCGGACGCGGTGCTGGCGGCCACCCGCAACGTCGGCGCGCAGATCGGCTTCATGAACGAAGGCGGCATCCGCAAGGACCTGGAAGCGGGCGAGGACAATGTGGCGGCCTTCGGCCAGGCCCAGGCCGTGCTCCCGTTCGGGAACACCCTGGTCGTGATGGACCTGAGCGGCGCCCAGATCCGCGCGCTGCTCGAGCGCCAGTGGAAGGAAGGCGCGTCGGGCGCCTCGATGCTCCAGGTGTCGAACGGCTTCAGCTACACCTGGGACGCCAAGCGCCCGGTCGGCAGCCGCGTCACCGCCATCACCCTGGACGGCCAGCCGCTGGTCGATGCCAGGACCTACCGCATCGTCGCCAACAATTTCCTCGCCGAAGGCGGCGACAATTTCCCCGAATTCGGCAAGGGCACGAACCGCCTCGAGACCGGACTGCTGGACCTCGACGCCTTCACGGAGTACCTGCGCAACAACGCAGGGCAGGGCGCAGCGCTGGCCCCTGTCGCGCCACGCATTATCAAGGCACAATAAACAAAACAGACGCGAGGGCGCGGCCCCCGTTCCAACCAAGGATGAGCATGAAAAAACTAGCATGTGTACTCGCGCTGACCAGCGCCTTCGCGTCGTTCGACGCCGCAGCCTGGGGCCGTGACGGCCACAAGGCCGTGGGCGCCATCGCCGACAAGCTGCTCAAGGGCAGCTACGCGCAGAAGCAGATCCAGGCGCTGCTGCTGCCGGGCGAGTCGCTCGAGTCGATCGCCAACTGGGCCGACTGCGTCAAGGGCACCTACTGCGGTCCGCAGACCACGGAGATGGTCGACTACGTCAACGGCAACCCGAAGCACAGCGAGTACCACTACACCGACGTGCCGTTCCAGCTCGAGAAGTACCACGACCATGGCGTGGGCACCTCGGAAGTGGACATCGTCCAGACCCTGAAGCAGTGCATCGCGGTCCTGCAGGGCAAGACCGATCCGGCGCTGAACCCGCACAAGTTCACCAGGCGCCAGGCCCTGATCCTGCTGACCCACTTCGCCGGCGACATCCACCAGCCGCTGCACGTGGGCGCGGCCTTCGTGAGCAAGGACGGCAAGTTCGTGGTGCCGAAGACCCATGCCGAAGTGGACGAGACCGCGATCTTCGATTCGCGCGGCGGCAACAACCTGCTGCTGGACGACGCCAAAGTCAGCGCGCTGGCCGATGGCCTGATCGGTCCGGGCCAGCCGGCGCCGGTGCGCGAAGGCGTCCCCAAGGCACTGACCAAGCCCTTCCACTCGTACTGGGACAGCACCACGGTCGACTATGCCTTCCGCCGGATCCAGACCAAAACCCCGGACCAGTTCGCCGCAGCGGCGATCGCCGGCAACCCGCAGGTCGCCAAGGCCCAGGGCGATCCGATCACCTGGCCGGTCCAGTGGGCGGACGACGCCCTGGTGGTGGCGAAGCTGGCCTACCAGGATGTGGTGCCGGGCAAGATCACCCCGCAGACCAGCAAGAAGGGCGACACCTACTACACCTTCGCGCTGGAAGTGCCGCAGAACTACCCGGTGCCGAGCTCGGCAATCGCCAAGACCCAGCTGATCAAGGGCGGATACAACCTGGCGGCGCTGCTGCAGGCGATCTTCCCGGAAAAGTCCTGAGCATCCGGTGCCGATGAAACACGCTAACTTTCATCGGCACTGTTTTCAACCCCGACCCTGCCGCCTGTGGCGGTTCATACGATGAAACGCCGTCTCGTTCGTATCGCACTGGCCGTGCTGGTGCTCGCCGCGCTGGCCTGGGTGCTGCTTGCCAGCCTGCGCGGTCCGGCCCTGGCCGCCTACCAGGTGGCGGCGGGGCCGCTGGTGCAGACCGTGGTCGCCACCGGCCGGGTGGCGGCGGTGTCGCGGGCGCAGGTCGGCAGCCCGGTGACCGGCGTGCTGGTCGAGCGCCGCGTGCAGGAGGGCGACCGGGTCCAGCCCGGCGACGTGCTGGCGGTGGTGCGTGCCGACGAGCTCGAAGCTGCCATGCGCGAAGCCGAGGCGGCGCTGGCCCAGTTGCAGCAAGCTACCCGCCCGCAAGCCCAGGCCGGCCTGCGTGAAGCCGAAGCGCGGCTGGCCCAGGCGGGCCGCGAAGCAGGGCGCCGGCGCGCGCTCTACCAGAAGCAGATGATCACCCGCGAAGCGATGGAGCAGGCCGTCCAGGCCGAGACCGTGGCCCGTACCGCCGTCGAGCAGGCGCGCCTGAATGTCCGTGCGCTCGCGGCCGGCAGTCCCGGCGAGGCCCTGGCGCGGGCCCGGGTGGCCAGCGCCAGGGCGCAGCTGGCGAAAACCACCATCCGCGCCGAAGTCGCCGGCACCATCCTCACCCGCGACGCCGAGCCGGGCGACCTGGTCCAGCCGGGCCGGGTGCTGTTCGAGATCGCCCGTGCCGGCGACACCGAGATCATGGTGCCGGTGGACGAGAAGAACCTCGAAGTGCTGGCCCTTGGCCAGGCGGCCGTGTGCATCGCCGATGCCTTCCCGATGCAGCCGTTTCCGGCAAGGCTCAGCTTCATTGCCCCCGCCGTCGATCCGCAACGCGGCACGGTCGACGTGCGCCTGGCCGTACACCCGGTGCCGGGCTTCCTGCGCCAGGGCATGACGGTGTCGGTCAACATCGAAACCGGCCGGCGCGCGCGCGCCATCGTGGTGCCGAACGACGCCCTGGTTTCCACCGAAGGCAGGCAGAGCGAGCTGTGGCTGGTCTCGGATGGCCGCGCCACGCGGCGCCGGGTGGCGCTCGGCCTGCGCGGCCTGACCCGGACCGAGGTCACCTCCGGCCTGCGGGCCGGCGACTGGGTGCTGGCCGATGCCAGAACCACGCTGGCGCCCGGCGCGCGCGTACGCGTCGTGCCGGCCGCGCCCGGCGCCGACGCCGCGGTGCGCAAGGAATTGCCGGTCAAGCTGGACTGATGCCATGTGGATCGAGTGGACCATCGCCACCCGCTTCCTGCGCGAAGGGCGGGGACAAAGTCTCCTGATCCTGGTGGGGATCGCCGTGGGAGTCGCGGTGATCGTCTTCCTCACCGCCCTGATCACCGGGCTGCAGGCCAACATCATCGGCCGGACCCTCGGCACCCAGGCGCACATCAAGGTACAGCCCACCGAAGAGCGCAACCGCATCCTGGCGCCGGCGCCGGGCAGCACGCAGTTGCTGCTGGAGAGCAAGCGCGCCCAGCGCCTGCGTTCGATCAACAACTGGCAGGGGGTGCGCGACGTGCTCGATACGCTGCCGCGGGTCACCGCGGTGTCGCCCCTGATTTCCGGCCCGGCCTTCGCGCGGCGCGGCGAAGCCTTGCAGTCGGTGGCCCTGGTCGGCATCGACCCGCCGCGCTACCTGCGCATCATTCCCGTCAAGGACGACATCGTCGCCGGCAGCTTCCGGGTCGGCGCCGGCAACGCGGTTATCGGCAAGCAGCTGGCAATCGACCTCGGCATGCGGGTGGGCGACAAGCTGCGCCTGGACGGCGGCCAGGGCCGGGACAGCGTGGTGAATGTGGCCGGCATCTTCGAGCTCGGCGTGCGCGAGCTGGATGCGCGCTACGTGTACCTGGACATGAAGCAGGCGCAGTCGTTGCTCGACCTGCCTGGCGCCGCGACCATCATCGACGTGACCGTGGACGACATTTTCGAGGCGCAGGCGGTGGCCGCGCGCATCGCCCGCCTCACCGGGCTGAAGGCGGAAAGCTGGATGGAAACCAATGCCCAGCTGATGAACGCGCTGCGCTCGCAGAGCCTCTCGACGCGCATGATCGGCGTGTTCGTGGCCTTGAGCGTGGCGCTCGGGATTGCCAGCGTGCTGTCGGTGAGCGTGGTCCAGCGCACGCGCGAGATCGGCATCCTGCGCGCCATGGGCACCACGCGCGGGCAGATGTTGCGCGTGTTCCTGGTCCAGGGCGCGCTGTTCGGCCTGGCCGGCTCGCTGCTGGGCGGCGCGGCCGGCTATGGCCTGGTGGCGGCCTTCAATATCTTCGGGCCGAAACTGTTTTTCATCCCGGTGGACCCCTGGCTGCCGGTGGCGGCGGCGGCACTGGCAACCCTGACCGGCACCCTGTCGGCGGCCATACCGGCACGCCGCGCCGCCGCGCTCGACCCGGTGGAGGCGATCCGCCATGTCTGAGCGCGATAGCCACCAGGAAGTACTGCGCCTGCAGGGCCTGCGCAAGAGCTACAACGTCGGCAAGCCGACCGAGGTGGAGGTGCTGCATGGACTCGACCTGTCGCTGCAACGCCGCGATTTCGCGGCGCTCGTCGGGGCATCGGGATCGGGCAAGAGCACCTTGCTCAACCTGATCGGCCTGCTGGACCGGCCCAGCGCGGGCGAGCTGTTCCTGCTGGGCGAGCCCACCAGAAACATGAGTGATGCCCGCCGTACCGCGCTGCGCGGCAGCACGGTCGGCTTCGTGTTCCAGTTCCATCACCTGATCCAGGCCTTCACGGCGCTCGAGAACGTCCTGATGCCGCTGATGGTGGCCACCGGCAAGCCCACGCCGGCACAGCGCGAACACGCACGCGGACTGCTGGCCCAGGTCGGCCTGGCCGGATTCGAAGGCCGCAAGCCGGACCAGCTTT includes:
- a CDS encoding TonB-dependent receptor; the encoded protein is MITQQQIRLTKLALALSVALAATPAFAQNTTSAIGGRISAADGKPAVGAQVQIVHAESGSVSNVTTDAEGRYVARGLRVGGPYTIIITKDGVTERRENVFVELAETAAIDATLGQAMQTVTVTGSAARSEIFSNQSMGAVTSISRADLETQASINRNLQDFARLDPRVSQTDKDRGEMSVAGQNSRYNSMTIDGVAVNDTFGLEANGSPTARQPISMEAIASVQVNVANYDVTQRGYTGANVNAVTKSGTNVYHGGAYYVTRDDRLVGKRFNQTTEEYFDAPEFKDNTKGLWVSGPLVKDKLFFFALAENYESSRNGPEFGAIGTGTGTTIGISPNQISRIQEIAQSRYGFDIGSTEVPAGTKMKSEERMLKLDWNISDDHRANLRYSKTSQNEPIFPGFSNSGVSLSSYFYNQDKSIETLVGQVFSDWTENLSTEFKISQRDYDSQPITASKLPTMSFQFSGPLPSDAPAGTRTGNRFLNTGTENSRHNNVLGTKTLDIYAGANYLWGDHEFKVGADYTSNEVYNAFLQNVFGNYTFACDNNFSYTFGSINCATASAAQIDAAIYENFSRGRPTSYTVQLPVAGGSLNNAIAQFTMKNTGVFLQDNWTVNKNLTVSAGVRVDVTGVDRSPLRNAAVAQAAIGGNAATFARQTGGFGVDNTQTFDGNKLWQPRLGFNYKIDAARPTQLRGGVGLFQGAAATVWMSNPFSNPGVATRTITCSGSGANRCPSTDGLFTPDVNAQKTVTGSTPSANVDVLSPDLRQPSIWKANLAFEHELPVGGLVFGAELLATQNKDAIYYQNLNLGAPTRIGKDGRELYYNANGLSANCYTFTNNSAGTATGCQNTTRALSNLSYGNVLLAKGTDKGDAQVLTFSLTSPTRKGFGWSVAYSHSNASEVSPLTSSTSNSNWSGRSVFNPNEEVASNSSYLVKERINARLSWEKRFFGNYRTRLGVFYEGREGKPYSWTINNDLNGDGLAGNDLMYIPSAEGSGEVVFFGDTATNKSNEARFWAVVNANEVLRNAKGGVVGRNTAFSPWTNSFDVKITQELPGFFGKHKASFALDILNFGNLLNKKWGRIEEVGFQSAGGQARSFVDYVGLDAQGRYVYGVRNNVEDLNVRQNKGESQWAIQATFKYEF
- a CDS encoding bifunctional metallophosphatase/5'-nucleotidase encodes the protein MTVSLRAPARLSCVALAVAMSLGLAGCASTAGRAPVAINIVAMNDFHGNLEPSRFAPTNPDGSKAPAIRAGGAEAVAAALQAWRKEDKDLLFVSSGDLVGASPAMSSLWADEPTIEAMNMLDLRVSAVGNHEFDAGRKELLRQQHGGCDSPRPNKACQMARDYGGAKFTYLAANVVDSATGKPFIPGYRIEETKGIKVGLVGVVLQDTRSVVMASGIAGLTFGDEAEAINRALPEMRRQGADVIVALVHEGGTTVDHPTRPGCTNLKGPVVDIVRKLDPSIRLVITGHTHQSYLCKVDGRTVTQASSYGHMLTRIGMQVEKGAGAVGEIRVENVLMKAGAYPADQKMAAFIAKVKDSSRAALGRPVARLASAPVLRKQNEAGEAPLGNLIADAVLAATRNVGAQIGFMNEGGIRKDLEAGEDNVAAFGQAQAVLPFGNTLVVMDLSGAQIRALLERQWKEGASGASMLQVSNGFSYTWDAKRPVGSRVTAITLDGQPLVDARTYRIVANNFLAEGGDNFPEFGKGTNRLETGLLDLDAFTEYLRNNAGQGAALAPVAPRIIKAQ
- a CDS encoding S1/P1 nuclease translates to MKKLACVLALTSAFASFDAAAWGRDGHKAVGAIADKLLKGSYAQKQIQALLLPGESLESIANWADCVKGTYCGPQTTEMVDYVNGNPKHSEYHYTDVPFQLEKYHDHGVGTSEVDIVQTLKQCIAVLQGKTDPALNPHKFTRRQALILLTHFAGDIHQPLHVGAAFVSKDGKFVVPKTHAEVDETAIFDSRGGNNLLLDDAKVSALADGLIGPGQPAPVREGVPKALTKPFHSYWDSTTVDYAFRRIQTKTPDQFAAAAIAGNPQVAKAQGDPITWPVQWADDALVVAKLAYQDVVPGKITPQTSKKGDTYYTFALEVPQNYPVPSSAIAKTQLIKGGYNLAALLQAIFPEKS